A single Saccopteryx bilineata isolate mSacBil1 chromosome 7, mSacBil1_pri_phased_curated, whole genome shotgun sequence DNA region contains:
- the SAMD9 gene encoding sterile alpha motif domain-containing protein 9 produces the protein MEALNLPKNTDDWTKEDVNRWLESHKIDQNHRRILIAQDVNGAVLKWLTKNHLIDMGITHGPAIHIEHLFKELQKTASEDSIQTCKRKKGNKNVNKTQTLMQEENEETSKQEQKDKEKSDMANASTMSTVTKVSKSLKNEFIEDEIDDTKKKQPSTEPTCAPYPFDKFNEPYCYKLNFCLPPETGPRNLIDPIHEYKELTNTEKATEEDVKMKFSNEVFRFASACMNSRTNGTIHLGVKDKPHGKIVGVNVTNVTKEAFIDHFNLMIHQYFEDHQVQQAKKCIREPRFVEVLLPNSTLSDRFVIEVDVIPKYSECGHDYFQIKMQICNNNTWEQKPNFSVFVRDGASSKDIMKKNTDFKAFKLDLKTMAESRKEAETKCREKTNKKESEGPKLIKLLTGNQGLLDNSYYEWYILVTNKCHPNQVKHLDFVKEIKWFAVLDFDPESVSYGIVNVYKESRVANLHLPSLYVEEKTTPNEKISSLNLYQQPSWIFCNGRLDLDSEKYKPLDPSSWQREKASEVRKLISFLTREDIMPRGKFLVVFLLLSSVDDPRDPLVETFCAFYQDLKGMENILCICVNSNICQRWKDLLEARLMKKQDELSSQCISSLSLEEINGTILGLKSVTKSVERLLPSIGSSTVLLKREEDIMAALEILCENECKGTLLEENKSKFLKFKASKEEDFYRGGKVSWWNFYFSSENYSSPFVKRDKYERLEALIHHCAESSKPTCVRIIHLYHHPGCGGTTLAMHILWELRKKFRCAVLKNKTEDFSEIGKQVTNLITYGAGNHQEYLPVLLLIDDFEEQGDIYLLQTSIQTAVANKYIRYDKPLVIILNCARSQNPEKCAKISDSIALIQQLSPKEQRAFEIKLKEIEEQHKNFEDFYSFMIMKTNFNKKYIENVVRNILKRQDISTKEAKLFSFLALLNSYVPDTTIALSQCEKFLGITHKKAFWGTEKLEDKMGTYSTILIKTEVVECGNYCGVRVIHPLIAIRSLEELKISYNLDKSQIVLDMLTENLFYDTGMGRSKFLQDMQTLLLTRQRNEHEGETGTWFSPFIEALHKDEGNLAVEKVLLEGIHRFHPNAFICQALARHFYIKERDFLNALHWANQAKKIEPSNSYISDTLGQVYKSKIRWWVENERNRNISVADLNELLDLAVHASNAFKESQRQSEDREDEGTERFYQKSKRRYDTYNIAGYQGEIEVGLYTIDILQLVPFFDNANELSKRDLINFVSGSTDIPGDPNNEFKLALKNFISYLTTLRFSLKKCFDFFDDYFILLKPRNNIKQNEQSKTRRKVAGYFKKYADIFGPLEESQNKNLRSKLSLPLQLELCWRSLECLKADKFSGLLEYLIKSQANAINTMEDIVKKYIFLSEQCTVRFQTKEKQNFILANIILYCIKPTSKIVKPAKNLKDQLREVLQQIGLTYRFSEPYFLASLLFWPENQQLDQDSKQMEKYARSLQNSYRGQYKHMYRMKQPIAYFFLGKGSSMNRLVHKGKIEQCFGKTPDMNFWWQSGDVWKEEKVQKLLLRLKGRAENNYLYIEYGMNEKITIPITPAFWGQLRSGRSIEKVSFYLGFSIGGPLAYDIEII, from the coding sequence ATGGAAGCACTAAACTTGCCAAAAAATACAGATGATTGGACAAAAGAGGATGTAAATCGGTGGTTAGAAAGTCATAAAATCGACCAAAACCACAGGAGAATCTTGATTGCACAAGATGTAAATGGAGCAGTCTTGAAATGGTTAACTAAAAATCACCTCATTGATATGGGCATAACACATGGACCAGCTATCCATATAGAACATCTATTCAAAGAATTGCAGAAAACAGCCTCTGAAGATTCTATTCAGAcatgtaaaaggaaaaaaggcaataaaaatgttaataaaacacAAACTTTGATGCAAGAGGAAAATGAAGAAACTTCAAAGCAAGAAcaaaaggataaagagaaatCAGATATGGCTAATGCCTCTACAATGAGTACAGTTACTAAAGTTTCTAAGTCACTGAAAAATGAGTTCATAGAAGATGAAATAGATGATACAAAGAAAAAGCAGCCATCCACAGAACCAACATGTGCACCCTACCCTTTTGATAAATTCAATGAACCATACTGTTACAAACTGAATTTTTGTCTACCACCTGAAACAGGGCCACGTAATCTCATTGATCCAATACATGAATACAAAGAgctcacaaatacagaaaaagccacagaagaagatgttaaaatgaaatttagCAATGAAGTTTTCAGATTTGCTTCAGCTTGTATGAATTCAAGGACCAATGGCACCATTCATTTGGGAGTCAAAGACAAACCCCATGGAAAAATTGTTGGTGTGAATGTCACTAATGTCACCAAAGAAGCCTTCATTGACCACTTCAATCTGATGATCCACCAGTATTTTGAAGACCATCAAGTCCAACAAGCAAAGAAGTGCATTCGAGAACCAAGATTTGTAGAAGTTTTACTACCAAACAGTACTCTGTCTGACAGATTTGTTATTGAAGTTGATGTCATTCCAAAATACTCTGAATGTGGACATGATTATTTCCAGATCAAAATGCAGATTTGCAACAACAATACATGGGAACAAAAACCAAATTTCTCAGTCTTTGTGCGCGATGGGGCCAGCTCTAAAGATATCATGAAAAAGAATACAGATTTCAAAGCatttaaattagatttaaaaacaatGGCAGAGTCCAGAAAAGAAGCAGAAACAAAAtgcagagaaaagacaaataaaaaggaGAGTGAGGGGCCAAAGCTTATTAAATTGTTGACTGGAAATCAGGGATTGTTAGATAATTCATACTATGAATGGTACATTCTTGTAACAAATAAATGCCATCCTAATCAAGTAAAACACTTAGATTTTGTAAAGGAAATCAAATGGTTTGCGGTGTTGGACTTTGACCCTGAATCTGTGAGCTACGGTATAGTCAATGTTTATAAAGAAAGCCGAGTAGCAAACCTTCACTTGCCGAGTCTCTATGTAGAGGAAAAAACCACACCAAATGAGAAGATTTCTAGTCTGAATCTTTATCAACAACCCAGCTGGATTTTCTGCAATGGCCGATTAGACCTTGACAGTGAAAAGTATAAACCCTTAGATCCAAGTTCCTGGCAAAGAGAAAAAGCATCTGAAGTCAGGAAATTGATATCATTTCTTACACGTGAGGACATAATGCCAAGAGGAAAGTTTTTGGTGGTATTTCTATTACTCTCCTCTGTGGATGACCCAAGAGATCCCCTTGTTGAGACCTTTTGTGCTTTCTACCAAGATCTCAaaggaatggaaaatatattgTGTATTTGTGTAAACTCAAACATATGTCAGAGATGGAAAGATCTACTTGAAGCAAGATTGATGAAAAAACAAGACGAATTATCAAGCCAATGTATTTCTTCTTTAAGTCTTGAAGAGATAAATGGCACTATTCTTGGACTAAAATCTGTGACTAAATCTGTAGAGAGACTTTTGCCATCTATTGGTTCATCTACTGTCCTTctgaaaagggaagaagatatCATGGCTGCTCTGGAGATTCTCTGTGAAAATGAATGTAAAGGAACACTCTTAGAAGAGAACAAAAGTAAATTTCTTAAATTCAAGGCTTCAAAAGAGGAAGACTTTTATCGAGGTGGGAAAGTATCATGGTGGAACTTCTACTTTTCTTCTGAAAACTATTCTTCACCTTTTGTCAAAAGAGATAAATATGAAAGACTTGAAGCACTGATTCACCACTGTGCAGAGTCTTCTAAACCAACATGTGTCAGAATTATCCACCTGTATCATCATCCAGGTTGTGGTGGGACTACCTTGGCAATGCATATTCTCTGGGAACTAAGGAAGAAATTCAGATGTGCTGTGCTGAAAAACAAGACAGaagatttttctgaaattgggaaACAAGTGACTAATTTAATTACTTATGGGGCAGGAAACCATCAGGAATACTTACCTGTACTGCTTCTTATTGATGACTTTGAAGAACAGGGTGATATCTATCTTCTGCAGACCTCTATTCAAACAGCTGTAGCTAATAAGTACATTCGATATGATAAACCTCTAGTGATCATCCTAAATTGTGCAAGGTCACAGAATCCTGAAAAATGTGCAAAGATCTCAGACAGTATTGCCCTAATACAACAGCTATCTCCCAAAGAACAGAGAGCTTTTGAGATTaaactgaaagaaattgaagaacaacataaaaattttgaagatttttattcCTTCATGATCATGAAAaccaattttaataaaaagtacatagaaaatGTGGTCAGGAATATCCTGAAACGACAAGATATTTCCACCAAGGAAGCAaagctcttttcttttctggctCTTCTTAATTCATATGTGCCTGACACCACTATTGCACTTTCTCAATGTGAAAAGTTCTTAGGAATTACACACAAGAAGGCTTTCTGGGGAACAGAAAAGCTTGAAGACAAGATGGGCACCTACTCTACAATTCTGATAAAAACAGAGGTGGTGGAATGTGGAAACTACTGTGGGGTGCGTGTTATTCACCCTTTGATTGCTATTCGCTCACTGGAAGAATTGAAGATAAGCTATAATTTGGATAAAAGTCAAATTGTGCTGGATATGCTAACAGAAAATTTGTTCTATGATACTGGTATGGGAAGAAGCAAATTTCTCCAAGATATGCAAACACTGCTGCTCACAAGACAGCGCAATGAACATGAAGGTGAAACAGGAACTTGGTTTTCCCCCTTCATTGAAGCATTACATAAGGATGAAGGGAACCTAGCAGTTGAAAAAGTATTGCTGGAAGGTATTCATCGGTTCCACCCAAATGCGTTCATTTGCCAAGCCTTGGCAAGACATTTCTACATTAAAGAGAGGGACTTTCTCAACGCCCTTCATTGGGCAAATCAAGCAAAAAAGATAGAACCTAGCAATTCTTATATCTCAGATACACTGGGTCAAGTctacaaaagtaaaataagatggtgggtagagaatgaaagaaacaggaacatttcAGTTGCTGATCTAAATGAACTTTTGGATTTAGCAGTACATGCCTCAAACGCATTCAAAGAATCTCAACGGCAAAGTGAAGACAGAGAGGATGAGGGGACGGAAAGGTTTTATCAGAAGTCAAAGAGGCGGTATGATACTTATAATATTGCTGGTTATCAAGGGGAGATAGAAGTTGGACTCTACACAATCGACATTCTCCAGCTTGTTCCTTTTTTTGACAATGCAAATGAACTATCTAAAAGAGATCTGATCAATTTTGtatcagggagtactgatattccTGGGGATCCAAACAATGAATTTAAGTTGGCCCTCAAGAACTTTATTTCCTATCTAACTACTTTgagattttctttgaaaaaatgcttTGATTTTTTTGATGATTATTTCATCCTTCTAAAGCCCAGGAACAATATTAAGCAAAATGAACAGTCCAAAACGCGGAGAAAAGTGGCTGGATATTTTAAGAAGTATGCTGATATATTTGGTCCCTTAGAGGAATCCCAAAACAAGAATCTCAGATCAAAGCTTAGTTTGCCACTTCAACTAGAGCTGTGTTGGAGAAGCCTAGAATGTTTAAAAGCAGACAAGTTTTCTGGGCTCCTGGAATACCTTATTAAAAGTCAAGCAAATGCTATTAACACCATGGAAGATAtagtgaaaaaatacatttttctctctgaaCAGTGCACTGTCAGATTCCagacaaaggaaaagcaaaatTTCATCTTGGCCAACATCATTCTCTATTGCATTAAACCTACCTCCAAAATTGTGAAGCCAGCTAAAAATCTGAAAGATCAGCTTCGAGAAGTTTTGCAACAAATAGGCCTGACTTACCGATTTTCAGAACCTTATTTCCTAGCTTCCCTCTTATTCTGGCCAGAAAACCAACAACTAGATCAAGATTCGAAACAAATGGAAAAGTATGCTCGATCACTGCAAAATTCTTACAGGGGGCAATACAAGCATATGTATCGTATGAAGCAACCAATTGCATATTTCTTTCTTGGGAAAGGTAGTAGTATGAACAGACTTGTTCACAAAGGTAAAATTGAGCAATGCTTTGGAAAGACACCTGATATGAATTTCTGGTGGCAGAGTGGAGATGTATGGAAGGAGGAAAAAGTCCAAAAACTTTTGCTTCGCTTAAAAGGACGagctgaaaataattatttatacatagaatatggaatgaatgaaaaaatcacAATACCCATCACACCTGCTTTCTGGGGTCAACTAAGAAGTGGTAGAAGCATAGAAAAGGTGTCTTTTTACCTGGGATTTTCCATTGGAGGCCCACTTGCTTATGACATTGAGATTATTTAA